Part of the Labilibaculum antarcticum genome, ACAAGTCAGAACATCATTTTTCTAAAATAACTAAAAAAGATGGCTTACCTAATAATACGATCAAGTCGATTCTGGAAGATGATAAAGGCTATCTGTGGCTTGCAACAAATAAGGGGCTTAGCAGATACAACCCTGCAAATGGTGATATTGTAAATTATGACTCGGCAGATGGATTACAACATGATGAATTTAGTGAGATTTGTGCCTATAAAAGATCCAATGGCCAATTAATATTTGGTGGAATAAATGGCTTTAATGTATTTAACCCGGAACAAATTACCAAAGATAGCGTACCGCCTAAATTGTTCTTAACTGATTTTTATATCTTAAATAAAATTGTTGAGCCCGGACAAAACATCAATGGAAAAACAATCCTTAAAAATAGTATTGAACATACCGATAATATTGAATTAGACTATCAGCAAAATAGTTTTTCGATTGGTTTTTTAGGCTTACACTACAATGCACCTCAGAAAAACAAATACAAATACACACTGGAAGGTTTTGACCCAGATTGGTATAGTGCTGCAGCATCGTATCGAATTGCCAAATACACAAATATTCCTGCAGGAGAGTACACTTTTAAGGTGATGGCATCGAATAGTGATAATATTTGGGTCGAAAAACCTGTCGCAATTAAAATAAAAATTAATTCTCCCTTTTATCTAAGTACTTATGCCTATCTATTTTATGTACTACTAATTTTTATTGGTGGCTACATAGCATATCGGGTATTTAGACTGGCTACACTAAGAAAAAAAGAATTTTTAATTGCAGAAATGGAGAAAAAGAAGGTGGAGGAGATTGCTCAAATCAAGCTTCGCTTTTTCACAAATATTTCACACGAGTTTAGAACCCCCTTAACCTTAATAACAACTCCACTTGCAAAACTAATTAGTAAAAACAAAGAGCTTTCTGAAGACGAACGACTTAAAAATTACAATCTCATTAATCAAAATGCTAATTTTATGCTTCGACTTATTAATCAACTAATGGATTTTAGGCGTTTGGAGCAAGATCTGATTGAATTAAAATTAGAGAACATAGAATTAAATCAGTTTGTAAAATATATCATCAAAACATTTGAGCCTTTGGCTGAGCAAAAGAATATCACCTTTTTGTTTGAAGGAACTGATAATGATTTAACGATTTGGGCTGATGCTGGAAAAATTGAGAAGGTAATTTATAATTTATTATCCAATGCATTTAAGTTCACACCAAAAAACGGATCTATTACTATTGAAATTGAAGATTCGGAACAAGATAATAGTGTGCGGATTTTCATTTCAGATACAGGAATTGGAATTGCTGCGAATGAACAAAAACTAATCTTTGAGAGATACTATCAATCGACCAAAAAAGACAAACAATCATATGGAGGTACTGGAATAGGCTTAGCTCTTTGCAAAGGACTAGTTGACTTGCACAAAGGTACAATAGAAGTAACCAGCGAAAAAAATAAAGGCACAAGCTTTTCGGTAAAACTACATAAGGGGAAAAGTTGGATGAAAATTGACACTTTAGATATTGTATCACCACAAACAGAACAGGTACATTTTGAAGATGAAAAAGAAGAATCTCTTGTTAAATTAGCCCTTGCTGAAGATGTGGTAATCAAAAAAAATCATTACAAAATTCTTTTGGTTGAAGACAACATCGATTTAAGAGAAGTAATTGCTGATATTTTTAACGATTACTTTATCGTTTTTCAGGCAAATGATGGAGTTCAAGGCTTCGAGAAATGCATGAATAATCATCCTGATGTAATAATTAGTGATGTGATGATGCCAAATATGAATGGTATTGAATTGTGTCGCAAAATAAAAGAAGAAGAAGCTGTCAGTCACATTCCCGTTTTATTACTAACCGCTAAAAATACAATAGAATCTCAGCTAGAGGGGTTCAAAACAGGTGCAGATGCTTATATTCCCAAACCCTTTAACGCAGATATTCTTAAAGCCAGAGTTATCTCATTAATTAACAACCGGGAAAATCTTCGTAAGAAATTCCAAAAGGAAATAGAAATTAATCCAATGATTATTGCTAATTCCCCCGCAGATGCCAAATTTCTTGACCAAATACTTTCACACATCGAAAAAAATCTCTCTGACTCGGATTTTTCAGTTGAAAAACTAGCAGGTCTATATGGTGTTTCCCGAATTTACTTAAACCGTAAAATAAAAGCACTTACCGGTGAAACCTCGAATGAATTTTTAAGAAACATTCGATTAAAGCATGCAGCTGAATTATTAAAGCAAAATGTACTTACTGTATCGGAAGTAACCTGGCAAGTTGGATACAATGATTTACGCACTTTCAGGACCAGATTCAAAGATAAATTTGGAGTGAGTCCATCCGAGTATTCTAAAAACTCAGAGAATTAACATAGACATTAAAAAGGCAAATTTGAGCACTAATGAGTTCAAATTTGCCTTTATTAGCCTTAGATAAACAATTCTTTAATTTTTAACAAAGGGGAATGACTGAAAAGTATTTCCGCGAAGCCTTAACACATAATATCCTTTTGATAAAAAGTTAACATCAATTTGAAGTTTGGAAGATAAATTTGAAATATCCGATGTAAAAACAACTTTACCATTTAAGGAAACAAGTTCGAACCCATTAAAATCATTTGATTCTCCAAGCTCCACGTTTAGGATAGAACAGGTTGGATTTGGATACAATTTCACCTTCGAATTTTCCAAAGTATTGGAAGACGGTATATCGAAAATTCCAACAGTAACATTCTCGGCACGTACAATTTCTTTGCTAAATTCATTAGCTCTCATCGCAACACTGCTGATGTAACCACCTGCTTCAGTAAATTCAACAGAAATCGTATTGTTTGCTTTAAGTAATGGATAGGGAACAGGTATTTCAAGCACTCCAAAAAAGCTTTCTCGCTGAGTCTGAAGACCTCCTCTAAAATTTTCCGGAACGGAAAGTTGCACTCCATTAACCATGACTTTGGGATGTAAAGATTTTCCATGAGCACGTCCAATTCCCAAACGAAGAACAGCTTCTCCATATGCTCCGGTTTCAACACCACTAATTGTGAATGATTCAGGAGTGTTGGCAAGTATTGGCTTATAATATGTACTCGCATAATACTTAAGCTCGTCTGATGTTTCATCAATATCAATTGCTGAAGCATACGTGTATTCAAGAATCATTGTTCCTTCAGCTCCTAAAGTAAAATCTTTGGGATCAAGGCTAACAACAGACTCATCCAGAACCGGTTTATCACCCTCCAAATACAAGTTCTTTATTTTTAGTGACTGTAAATCCTGACTAGCTCCCTGAATATTCAAACTAACATTTACAGCAGTAAACTCCAGGTTATTCAGTATCACATAAGCCTTGTTGCCATCCACGTAAACATCCGTCATAACATCAGGGTTTGTAGACTTAGAATCAACTCGGATTCCCTTTACATCAGACCACAACTGATATACTTTTACCATTTCGGTATACACCCAATCGCCGGTATAACTGCTTGGTTCATTTTCTTTTCGCATTAGTCTATGCGAGTAAGTATTATTAACATCCGTAGTTCCCCACTCTGCTTTAATAGGAAGAAAATCAATGGTTTTGTTGATGATATCAGCCCTCTCCATAAATTGCATTCTCATGGAATTAACCGATTTCATATGATGCCAATCCCGAAGAGGTGACCATGCTCCTTTCAAATCATGAGATACGCCTCCAAACTCTGAAACCATAAATGGTTTCACCTTACCAAATGACAAATAGCTGTATTGTTCCATCATGTCAAAAGTAGCTTCCATATTACTTCCTTTTCGATACTTTTGCTTTCCGCCTTGCGCTGCGAAATCGTATAAGTGAATGGTCCAATAATCCATATTGTCACCGCACATATCCAGAAACAACTTCCAACGCTCTTCCCATTGCTTGAAATCATTCTTTTCAAAATCAGGAAAGGCGGTGCAAAAACCTCCAATTTGAATGCTTGAATTTGGATTGTATTTTCGGATCTCTTTTGCAACGGAATTGTGAAATTTAAATATTTCTTCAGGCTGATCCGTTCCGTGATCAACCAACCAATACAAAGGCTCATTAATAATTTCAACATACTTTGGTTGTGGTTTGCCAGTAGTTCCTCCTGTCCCATATGTATCACGAATGTATCTTCCCATGTATTCTCCGGTAGCTGTTCCTAAAGGTTCTGTATCTGTATCTACTTGTGAAAGAGCCCATCCTTTTTTTGTTTCCTGCCCATCAGGCCAGAAAGGATGAAGTTGAGCACACAAAATCTGATCGTTCCGAAACTCATAGGCATGATACTGAGTTTTACTCCCGTAATTTATCTTATTACTTTCTCCCGAAGAAGTAATGCTGGCAGGACTCGCAAATCCAGTCCTATCGGGATCTTCAAGCACAACCTGATTCAAATTCCAGGCCATACCTCCCGTATTTCGTCCCAGATAAACATCATAACCATTCAAAAAATGATCTTGAAGGTCTGGAGTAAAATTAGTACCATCCCATTCTTGCTCACTTATATCAGAATGAATTGCAACGAATTTATTTCAATCGAAGCTGGTTACATTACCCAGGCTTCGTTTTACATTTAAATTGACATCAATAGTAATATCCTCTGGCTCTATCGCCTGCACTCCACCAATAGAAATGGCGCAAACAAATAGAAGTAAACCGATTTTATTCATAATGCAAAATTTGAATTCAAATAGTAATAATAATGATGATACAAACTCCAATACCTATTCAAAACGAATATCATGAGAACATTGCAGTTTAATAATCACTTGCTTTTGGTTTTTCCACCCCACTCTTGTAATCCTTCCCATTTTGACGAGTCATGTCATCAAAGAAGCGCAAGTAATTACCATAGGTGTACTTTCCATTTCTCTTCTGCATCTTTTCCCTCATTCCGTTAAACTGCTTTGTAGCCGTAGCCTGATCACCAATTAAAAAGAAATAATCATTAGCAGATAATTCGTTTCCTTTTTTATCCATCAACTGAAGCTTTATAAAAAACTTCTTATCAACAGATTTTAAAATATCCTCGTCAATATCAAAGAACTTTTTAGCACTATTTTCAGCGATCGCTGCAACATCATAATTACTCGATGTAAGCACTTTACCCTTATCATCCTCAATGGTAAATTTGATTTTGCAATTCTTGTAATTGGTGTAGAAATCATTAATCACCCAAATCTCACCCTTCAGAGCTTCATCATTATGCCAACGTCGTTTTTTAAAGTTGAAACTAACCAAGAGTGGCTGATACGCTTTTTTCACAAAATCGTAAGAACGTTTCGGTTGCTGATAATTATCAACGATTCCCCATTTCATATCAGGCCAATAAGTAATAAAATGACAGAGTGCGATTCCACTTAAACGTGGTTTATGACGACGAAAATACTCTATCCCATTCTGGAAAATTATACCTTGAGCATCCTGA contains:
- a CDS encoding hybrid sensor histidine kinase/response regulator, with the protein product MIKKLYKYLILVSILTAYFLPNKSYGNIENKEAYSFFQLKGLPQNDVNCIYKDSKGFMWIGTLDGLHRFDGYSYKTYQISDKPESISSNMIIDIAEDSKGNIWIGTYGRGICKLNPITEKFTIYHTTGKDGYRINSDDITCMTIDKEDVIWIGNWYGYTRIKLDEKSDAIAEIITISLENISKNDLNITRKIYRDDFTVVKKIYQDKGGQIWIGTNGKLIRLLTPYANNDQMKYESFDCQAENFCEYEDGFLIGGPSISAVQKQADGSYEISPIMDITTNAMVYKNQKIWLGNRFGITCLQYKPKKGWQIELQLNKQSLKDQFPSNIVTCLSEDESGQIWAGTRAGGIYTINLTQKKFHHYKKTDNKGSVSSNFIQAVFEDHAKNLWIGTEDDGVNFLSRKNSSNYTNRFQHIQINPDSLENRAYCIEETLTPKSKIHKSLIWIGTSHATNLVAIDPVSLEKKSLPSFISNIGFVFSLETQGDSVLWAGTYGEGLWKFSLDKNGDITKYKNFTPEKKSKSHVSSRIIRDLLLDKHDNLWISTDKGLNRISAQELNKVDPLIQNFENEKVIHNDYFLQIYETLNGKLWMGSMGGGLISYSYDNNKSEHHFSKITKKDGLPNNTIKSILEDDKGYLWLATNKGLSRYNPANGDIVNYDSADGLQHDEFSEICAYKRSNGQLIFGGINGFNVFNPEQITKDSVPPKLFLTDFYILNKIVEPGQNINGKTILKNSIEHTDNIELDYQQNSFSIGFLGLHYNAPQKNKYKYTLEGFDPDWYSAAASYRIAKYTNIPAGEYTFKVMASNSDNIWVEKPVAIKIKINSPFYLSTYAYLFYVLLIFIGGYIAYRVFRLATLRKKEFLIAEMEKKKVEEIAQIKLRFFTNISHEFRTPLTLITTPLAKLISKNKELSEDERLKNYNLINQNANFMLRLINQLMDFRRLEQDLIELKLENIELNQFVKYIIKTFEPLAEQKNITFLFEGTDNDLTIWADAGKIEKVIYNLLSNAFKFTPKNGSITIEIEDSEQDNSVRIFISDTGIGIAANEQKLIFERYYQSTKKDKQSYGGTGIGLALCKGLVDLHKGTIEVTSEKNKGTSFSVKLHKGKSWMKIDTLDIVSPQTEQVHFEDEKEESLVKLALAEDVVIKKNHYKILLVEDNIDLREVIADIFNDYFIVFQANDGVQGFEKCMNNHPDVIISDVMMPNMNGIELCRKIKEEEAVSHIPVLLLTAKNTIESQLEGFKTGADAYIPKPFNADILKARVISLINNRENLRKKFQKEIEINPMIIANSPADAKFLDQILSHIEKNLSDSDFSVEKLAGLYGVSRIYLNRKIKALTGETSNEFLRNIRLKHAAELLKQNVLTVSEVTWQVGYNDLRTFRTRFKDKFGVSPSEYSKNSEN
- a CDS encoding T9SS type A sorting domain-containing protein → MAWNLNQVVLEDPDRTGFASPASITSSGESNKINYGSKTQYHAYEFRNDQILCAQLHPFWPDGQETKKGWALSQVDTDTEPLGTATGEYMGRYIRDTYGTGGTTGKPQPKYVEIINEPLYWLVDHGTDQPEEIFKFHNSVAKEIRKYNPNSSIQIGGFCTAFPDFEKNDFKQWEERWKLFLDMCGDNMDYWTIHLYDFAAQGGKQKYRKGSNMEATFDMMEQYSYLSFGKVKPFMVSEFGGVSHDLKGAWSPLRDWHHMKSVNSMRMQFMERADIINKTIDFLPIKAEWGTTDVNNTYSHRLMRKENEPSSYTGDWVYTEMVKVYQLWSDVKGIRVDSKSTNPDVMTDVYVDGNKAYVILNNLEFTAVNVSLNIQGASQDLQSLKIKNLYLEGDKPVLDESVVSLDPKDFTLGAEGTMILEYTYASAIDIDETSDELKYYASTYYKPILANTPESFTISGVETGAYGEAVLRLGIGRAHGKSLHPKVMVNGVQLSVPENFRGGLQTQRESFFGVLEIPVPYPLLKANNTISVEFTEAGGYISSVAMRANEFSKEIVRAENVTVGIFDIPSSNTLENSKVKLYPNPTCSILNVELGESNDFNGFELVSLNGKVVFTSDISNLSSKLQIDVNFLSKGYYVLRLRGNTFQSFPFVKN